TTGATAGCAGACGAAATTTTAGAAAATCTTTCAACACAAATTTCACCTGAAGAATACCAAAGTTATATCAAGCAATTAAAATTTAACGAAAAGGCTTCAGACGATCATATTATCGTATTTACTGCACCAAATGAGTTAATGGCTAAATTTATAAATACAAGATATGCTGATAAAATCGCTCATCTATATGAAGTTAGAACAGGCATAAAACCAAATATAGAAATTTCATCTACTAAAAGTAGCAAGGTATCAAAACAAAATCAAATAAATGTTAAGCAAATAAAAACACAAAGTAGCATTTTAAATCCAAGCTACACATTTGAAAATTTTGTCTGCGGTGCATCAAATCAATACGCATTTTTAAGCGCAAAAGCAGCCGCTGAAAAACCTGGCGTACTTTATAATCCACTTTTTATCTATGGCACGACGGGACTTGGCAAGACTCACTTACTCCAGTCAGTTGGAAATCACTGCCTAAATAAAGGAAAAACCGTTATTTGCGTAACTAGCGAACAATTTATGATAGATTTTACTAGTCACATAAATAACCACTCAATGCCAAAATTTCGTGAAAAATATAGAAACTGCGATGTTTTACTAATAGACGACGTGCAATTTCTTGGCAAAACCGATAAAATTCAAGAGGAATTTTTCAACACATATAAT
This genomic interval from Campylobacter concisus contains the following:
- the dnaA gene encoding chromosomal replication initiator protein DnaA, with the protein product MIADEILENLSTQISPEEYQSYIKQLKFNEKASDDHIIVFTAPNELMAKFINTRYADKIAHLYEVRTGIKPNIEISSTKSSKVSKQNQINVKQIKTQSSILNPSYTFENFVCGASNQYAFLSAKAAAEKPGVLYNPLFIYGTTGLGKTHLLQSVGNHCLNKGKTVICVTSEQFMIDFTSHINNHSMPKFREKYRNCDVLLIDDVQFLGKTDKIQEEFFNTYNELLAKNGQIVMTSDRPPKTLKGFEDRMISRFDKAFMADITPPELDTKIAIIIKKCEFDKIDLNKEVINYIATNMGDNIREIEGAIINLNVFKTLMKEEITLDLAKSILKDLIKEKRENINFDTIVEIVSKELNIKQSDIKSKSRVTNIVEARRIIIYLAKMLTTNSMPQIANYFGMKDHSAVSHNIKKINELIQTNEIFSLKVTELKNKILTKG